The following proteins come from a genomic window of Corallococcus sp. NCRR:
- the sitI6 gene encoding SitI6 family double-CXXCG motif immunity protein, giving the protein MRYFELSTPRDLDNVHWSGTYRATRKWCLPGIDCPRCTPWSGMLAYPSVDLSNLTENDSLTNGWPQPLEEYARRAALVRPYVPQELPIEPGCSFGPLVGTSMGRFGPVTARPSWEVLVREDTLASIQEAGLKGIIPVRAELRNRRTKELPQYELEARSLVKLHPACIQDRDRVPTCEYCGRNGFSLPPERWLLGASIPTGLDLFGVEDTTRIVVSERFVDTVNRMGPSDVVYREISVE; this is encoded by the coding sequence GTGCGCTACTTCGAGCTGTCCACGCCGCGCGATCTGGACAACGTCCACTGGAGCGGGACCTACCGGGCCACGCGCAAGTGGTGCCTGCCGGGAATCGATTGTCCCCGCTGCACGCCCTGGAGCGGAATGTTGGCCTATCCGTCGGTGGACCTGTCCAACCTGACAGAGAACGACTCGCTGACGAACGGATGGCCCCAGCCTTTGGAGGAGTACGCACGGCGTGCGGCCCTGGTACGTCCATACGTGCCACAGGAGCTTCCTATCGAGCCGGGCTGTAGTTTCGGTCCCCTGGTGGGCACGTCAATGGGCCGGTTTGGTCCTGTCACCGCGAGGCCTTCTTGGGAAGTGCTCGTAAGGGAGGACACGCTAGCGTCAATTCAAGAGGCAGGGCTGAAAGGCATCATCCCGGTCCGGGCGGAGCTGCGAAACCGCCGCACGAAGGAACTGCCGCAGTACGAACTGGAAGCGCGCTCCCTGGTGAAGCTGCACCCCGCGTGCATCCAGGACCGGGACCGGGTGCCCACCTGCGAGTACTGCGGGCGCAATGGCTTCTCGCTCCCACCGGAGCGCTGGCTGCTCGGTGCGTCCATTCCCACGGGCCTCGACCTTTTCGGTGTGGAAGACACGACCCGCATCGTCGTCTCCGAGCGCTTCGTCGACACCGTGAACCGGATGGGCCCCAGTGACGTGGTCTACCGGGAGATCTCCGTGGAGTAG
- the sitA6 gene encoding SitA6 family polymorphic toxin lipoprotein, whose product MRGLCWLLVGLLWSCASTSSAPAFSPEALWAEAGTGSECADGDEDQCLAPWCVDGTCALFRCEDLEPGRVVRTRSALVPPVFVAPGSGPQRTWGSAQGLPGDATPVMVFRWYPREKLPSEVKRQKAMEDWAKRPKERHHIFPQAFKNHFVTKGIDIHQYVIAIDADLHKRIHRGANGGPWNQDWQAFIDGQGRTGNQEMHFDYATLMIQKYGLFGLTMTYWQLVDLSPVPVED is encoded by the coding sequence ATGCGCGGACTGTGCTGGCTGCTCGTAGGGCTGCTCTGGAGCTGTGCGTCGACGTCATCCGCTCCGGCGTTCTCGCCGGAGGCCTTGTGGGCGGAGGCGGGGACTGGAAGTGAATGCGCGGATGGGGACGAGGACCAATGCCTCGCGCCCTGGTGCGTGGATGGGACCTGCGCGCTGTTCCGGTGCGAGGACCTGGAACCAGGCCGCGTGGTGCGCACGCGGAGCGCGCTCGTGCCGCCGGTGTTCGTGGCACCGGGGAGCGGGCCCCAGCGGACGTGGGGCAGTGCCCAGGGGCTACCGGGCGATGCGACACCCGTCATGGTGTTCCGGTGGTATCCGCGCGAGAAGCTGCCCAGCGAGGTGAAGCGGCAGAAGGCGATGGAGGATTGGGCGAAGCGCCCGAAGGAGCGGCACCACATCTTCCCGCAGGCGTTCAAGAACCACTTCGTCACCAAGGGCATCGACATCCATCAGTACGTCATCGCCATCGATGCGGACCTGCATAAACGCATTCATCGTGGAGCGAATGGAGGTCCCTGGAACCAGGATTGGCAAGCCTTCATCGATGGCCAGGGACGGACGGGGAACCAGGAGATGCATTTCGACTACGCGACCCTGATGATTCAGAAGTACGGTCTCTTTGGCTTGACCATGACCTATTGGCAGTTGGTGGACCTCTCGCCCGTTCCGGTGGAGGACTGA
- a CDS encoding DUF6068 family protein has product MADGGLRQMQRQSFRQGFTAWAMGALILLMGCGTSRPRGFSTVTEVPPGSSSDQMPTSWQDARVGDRVEYAFYADRIGSRRGTSASAGQLFVEVIAVRSPWVWLFIRVTRNDRQPHPHPFLSHGFVLPMRMGQAPTNPPDPIEDGSTSTTRQWAFAAGQHWIAQRIARDDSPGDGPTQHRLYAKTPGPLYLTNGLIEVHFNAFGFSMSAGHSLALVSFQRGSGTVQGTPPVMGNPWGPGTWYELLEGSSTSSVRVKRVCLGAEQGYLLRKVWEKPRDDVRCDDFQGAEVVSLENALINLVNDSVYIPTWPPRDYGAPLPRKVRVQLGQESVVAFFEEAPANRGEGSDWMRSKSYPTDLWSPVLRGLPMEARFDRLSEGLYQQSEGAPRKFYSDSRLLRWGTWLEGVPELSTSAR; this is encoded by the coding sequence ATGGCAGACGGGGGTCTCCGCCAGATGCAACGACAGTCTTTTCGCCAGGGATTCACCGCGTGGGCCATGGGGGCGCTCATCTTGCTCATGGGCTGCGGGACATCCAGGCCGCGGGGCTTCAGCACCGTGACGGAGGTTCCTCCAGGGAGCAGCTCGGACCAAATGCCCACGTCGTGGCAGGACGCGCGCGTGGGGGACCGCGTGGAATATGCCTTCTACGCGGACCGGATCGGTTCGCGACGGGGGACCAGCGCTTCGGCGGGTCAGCTCTTCGTGGAGGTCATCGCGGTCCGCTCCCCCTGGGTCTGGCTCTTCATCCGGGTGACCCGGAATGACCGCCAACCCCATCCGCATCCGTTCCTGAGCCACGGCTTCGTACTGCCCATGCGCATGGGCCAGGCCCCTACGAATCCCCCCGACCCCATCGAGGATGGCAGCACGAGCACCACCCGCCAGTGGGCCTTCGCCGCCGGTCAGCACTGGATCGCCCAAAGGATTGCCCGCGACGACTCTCCAGGGGATGGCCCCACGCAGCACCGGCTCTACGCCAAGACGCCCGGGCCGCTCTATCTCACCAACGGGTTGATCGAGGTGCACTTCAACGCGTTCGGGTTCAGCATGTCCGCCGGCCATTCGCTCGCGCTCGTGTCGTTCCAGCGAGGCTCGGGCACGGTCCAGGGAACCCCTCCCGTCATGGGCAACCCCTGGGGACCGGGCACCTGGTACGAGTTGCTGGAGGGCTCCAGCACCAGCAGCGTCCGTGTGAAGCGTGTCTGCCTGGGCGCGGAACAGGGCTATCTGCTGCGCAAGGTCTGGGAGAAACCTCGGGACGACGTCCGATGCGATGACTTCCAGGGCGCGGAGGTTGTTTCGCTGGAGAATGCGTTGATCAACCTCGTCAACGACTCCGTCTACATTCCCACCTGGCCGCCTCGTGACTACGGAGCCCCGCTCCCCAGGAAGGTGCGGGTCCAACTGGGCCAGGAGTCCGTGGTGGCCTTCTTCGAAGAAGCCCCCGCCAACCGAGGCGAGGGTTCCGACTGGATGCGCTCCAAGAGCTATCCCACGGACCTGTGGAGTCCCGTGCTCCGGGGGCTGCCCATGGAGGCGCGCTTCGACCGGCTCTCGGAAGGGCTCTACCAGCAGTCAGAAGGAGCGCCGCGCAAGTTCTACTCGGACAGCCGGCTCCTGCGCTGGGGCACCTGGCTGGAGGGGGTTCCCGAGCTGTCGACCAGCGCACGTTGA